Genomic window (Pirellulales bacterium):
AATCAGAAACACCTCCTCCGAACAGCTTTATTCTACATTCTACGCCGCAATGTCAAAGCGCGACACTGAAGTCGGGGGATCCGGTAATAATCCCCTCGCGAGATGCGTAACGGCTAGATCGGATAATCCGCGTCGTTTATGGGCCAACCTGCTACTAGTAATGTAGCTCGCCGCGGACGAATAGCCCGTCGTAGGAGAGATTGTTGGCTTGCGGGCTGGACACGAGGGCCAGCGAAGCGTTTTCGTTCAGCATGGTCGCGTTGCCGAAGGTCTCGAACATCCAACCCACGCTGATGGCCATCTGGGATCGCGGCTGAAAGCAGAGACCGACGCGCAGATCGAAATTCGGCACGATCTGCGCGCTCGTCGTGCCCGAGGGCGTGCTGGTTCCAGTCGTATCCTGCCCACCGAGTAGCAGGGCCGCGTCGGCGCTGAAGAATCCCGAGACACGGCTTTCGCCCAATTGGCGATGGATTTCGAGCCCCAACCGGGGCCCAGCCCCAACGAAGGTCGATTGCTGCGTGAAGATTCCCGCGTCGGGTCCGGAAACCTCGTTCTTGATCGTTTCGCTGAGGTCGATAATTCGCGCGCCCCACGACCAACTCACGTCCCAGCCCGGGCAGCCATTGCAAACGCAGCTCGGCAACTCCAGCTTGCGGACGTTCTCAATGTCCCACAGGTTCAATTTCAGATGATCGGTGGCGGCGATCGAGTCGCCGGGGTTGATGCTCGCACCCAACGGCGAGACGATCACGCTGCCGTTGGGGACGGCGGCCGATTTGAGCGTGTCGTCGAAGATGTTCGTGTAGGTGAACCGCAGCGACTGGTCGCAGCTCGTCTGAATGCCGACAATCGTCCGAAACGCGGCTTTGTAGGGAGAATCGAAGTTGACGTTCTGAATCGCGGGGCCGCTACCGCCATTGGGACTAATCTGGAACGCGGTATCGCCGGTCTGGTGCGGACGGACGAGCAGGAATTCGCCGCCGCCGAACCATCGGCCGCAGGGCAAGAAGTCGCATTGCGGCGCCCAGTAGCCGGGCTGCTCGCAGGGCCATTCGGAATAGGCAGCGGCGGTGGGGGCCGGGCCGCCCGGAGCATCATGTGCTGCCGACGGTTGGCTTGGAGGCTGAGGCTGATTCGGAGCCTCGGGCTGATTCTGGTCGGCCTCCATGTGGGCCGCCAGTCGCACGTCGCGCTGCGGTTTGTTCGCCGGTGGATACTGCCGGGGCGGAGACGAGTTCGCGCCAGGGGGCATTTGCCAATACGGACTCGGCCAAGCCTTAGGCGCCGGTCGTTGGAATGTTGGTGAGGAACTGCGCGGCGGTGGGGGATCGGTCGGTTGGCTCGCTGAGTCGTCAGGTAGCGAGGCCCCCTTCCACCGATCGTATTGGCGAGCCGGGGTGCTTTCGTAATTCGTGGCGCTGCTGTTGTAGATCGGCGAACGCCAGCCGCTGATGCCGGCTTGTGAAACGCGGGAATCCGTAGGTCCGGGCCATGGGTTGCCGTCGCCGTTGGAATCCGATGCGCGTCCGACGGCGGCGACCGGCAGAGTGGCGGCAAGGCAAATCAGGAGCACGCGAAGCCGGTGTGAAAACCGAACCATGCGAAACCCTCTATCTTCCGTGAGTGGGATGGCCACCGGGCAAGGCCGCCCGAAGTGCCGTATTTCGGCGGCGAGCTAGCAACGCTTACAGGCGAGCCGCGCCGGAAAAACCGTAACAGTTAACCCCCTTATCGACACCGTTACGACCGGCAATTTCGTTTTTTTCGGCAAAGTCGCCGATTCGGTGACGGCTCGGTCAACTTGGGCAAGAGGGAAACAAGGCGGCGACGGCCTGCCGGCGTGAAAGCCCGAATGTTGAAGCAGCGGGCCGAACGTTGGAGTTCAGGCTTTAGCCGGCGAGCCGCAGCCTAAAGGCTGAACTCCAACGAGCCGAACCTCCGACTTCCAGCTTCGCTCGTCCGACTTCAGTTGATCTGCAGCAACGACTTCTTATGCGGATCGATGCCCAGAATCTGGTCGGTCAGGCTGGGCGCGAGGAACCAATCCCAGCCGGTCGAGGCGTAGAGTTGATCGACCGCCTTGGTCGAGTGGACCGTCGTCGATGTCAGTGCGACGCCCGGCGCGGTGAGGCTGCCAGCCTTGATCTTCGAGACCCGCGTGGCGTAGCTGTCGCTCGAGCCCCATTCGTGCATGATGGCGGCCAGCGCCGTGTCGTTATGGTCGAAATCGGTCGTTCCACCGATGAGGATCGAGCCGCTGG
Coding sequences:
- a CDS encoding Lpg1974 family pore-forming outer membrane protein — its product is MVRFSHRLRVLLICLAATLPVAAVGRASDSNGDGNPWPGPTDSRVSQAGISGWRSPIYNSSATNYESTPARQYDRWKGASLPDDSASQPTDPPPPRSSSPTFQRPAPKAWPSPYWQMPPGANSSPPRQYPPANKPQRDVRLAAHMEADQNQPEAPNQPQPPSQPSAAHDAPGGPAPTAAAYSEWPCEQPGYWAPQCDFLPCGRWFGGGEFLLVRPHQTGDTAFQISPNGGSGPAIQNVNFDSPYKAAFRTIVGIQTSCDQSLRFTYTNIFDDTLKSAAVPNGSVIVSPLGASINPGDSIAATDHLKLNLWDIENVRKLELPSCVCNGCPGWDVSWSWGARIIDLSETIKNEVSGPDAGIFTQQSTFVGAGPRLGLEIHRQLGESRVSGFFSADAALLLGGQDTTGTSTPSGTTSAQIVPNFDLRVGLCFQPRSQMAISVGWMFETFGNATMLNENASLALVSSPQANNLSYDGLFVRGELHY